The genome window gaccccgttggggcccgacatcttgagcttgaggtaggtgtagttggggacggccatgaacttggcgtaacatggcctccccagcactgcgtggtaggttcctcgaaactcgaccacctcgaacgtgagggtttcccttcggaagttggagggtgtcccaaagcagacgggtagatcgagtcgtccgaggggctggacgcgcttcgcggggatgatcccgtgaaaaggcgcagcgcctgcccggaccgaggacagatcgatccgcaggagcccgagggtctcggcgtagatgatgttgaggctgttgcctccgtccatgaggaccttggtgagcctgacattgccgatgacggggtcgacaacgagcgggtatttccccgggctcggcacgcggtcgggatgctcgccctggtcgaaggtgatgggcttgtcggaccagtctaggtagactggcgctgccacctttaccgagcagacctcccgacgctcttgcttgcggtgccgagccgaggcgttcgccacttgcccaccgtagatcatgaagcagtcgtggacctcggggaactctcctgccttgtgatcctccttcttatcgtcgtcgcgggccctgccaccttccgcacgtggcccgaccttgtgaaagtggcgccgaagcatggcacactcctcaagggtgtgcttgacgggcccctgatgataggggcacggctccttgagcatcttgtcgaaaagattggcacctccgagaggtttccgagggttcttgtactcggcgacggcgacaaggtccgcgtcggcggcgttgcgtttcgcttgcgacttcttcttgcctttcttcttggtgctgtgctgagttgacgcctcgggggcatcttccggtgggcggccctggggctgcttatccttccggaagatggcctcaaccgcctcctggccagaggcgaacttggtggcgatgtccatcagctcgctggccctggtgggggtcttgcggcccagcttgctcaccaggtcgcggcaggtggtgccggtgaggaacgcgccgatgacatccgagtcggtgacgtttggcagctcggtgcgctgcttcgagaatcaccggatgtagtcccggagagactctcccggctgctagcggcagcttcggagatcccaggagtttccagggcgcacgtacgtgccctggaagttgccggtgaaggtttggaccaggtcatcccagttggagatctgccccggaggcaggtgctccagccaggctcgagcggtgtcgaagaggaacagggggaggttgcggatgatgaggttgtcatcgtccgttccacctaggtggtaggccagccggtagtccgcgagccacagttccggtctcgtctcccccgagtactttgtgatagtagtcggggttcgaaaccgggtcgggaacggcgcccgtcgtatggcccggctgaaagcctgcagaccgggtggttcaggcgagggactccgatcctccccactgtcgtagcgtcccccacgcctggggtggtagcctcggcgcaccctctcgtcgaggtgggttcgacggttgcggtgagggtgttcgttgttgaggcgacccggggccgcaggcgctgtgttgcgcgtgcgcccggtgtggaccgaggcttcccgcatgaatcgggaagtcgcggcgcgatgttccgaggggtacccctgccttcgggaggcagagctttcggcccgtcggaccgcggcatcctccaggagattcttgagctctctctcgatacgccgcccctcggtggtagatggctccggcatcgcgcggagaagtattgccgctgcagccaggttctggccgaccccactggaggccggtggtggccttgccctggcatcatcggcgatgcggtgctgggtgccctggggtagatgacgcgcttctccagccggaggttggcccgcccattcctgcccgatgtcccggcggaacggctcaagtgttcctgctccctcgtcgagcctaacctgcatctcgtggatttgctcgagccgtgggtcatgaccccccgtcgggacagggaccacagctagctcccgaaggatgtcaacgcgaggcgcaggcctagggggatcaccgttttccggtataccaagatggttgccttcgccgggaccccctagatcgacgtggaaacattcacgacttgggtcgcagtcctcgtcgccgaggctgcggctactgtcggaacagtcggaaaggcagtagttgcatgcggtcatgaagtcccgcatggcactggggttaccaagttcggagaaatctcaacaaaagtcgggctcgtcatcctcctcggaacccgagggcccgtaggtcgagacggccatcagctggtcccagggtgaccacatacgataccccagagggtttggactcgcctctatgaaagcgtccaccgaagcgaagtcgcttggtgggtcgaggctgaatccaaaaggcacgagatgggaatcggtcggtacctcttggtcgacgggcagtgacgaagtcacgtcaggggtagactgcaccgtcgtctcaggtatgagggtgacgcccagcaagttctttgcgagtgtgctggcgtcgtccgtttgcttggagttggcgtgttgcggggagacggcgctcgtcttcgtctcagtcgcgaggtcgatgcccgacgtgccccccgttggggcgccagcttcatcgactcgctcgacagccgacgaggtgccgcctcctgcttggccttggttgccctgcctcctcctccgtcggtgggggaggggacgggacaagcccgaatgttgttcttccgccacatggggaagatgtcgtcgattccgccgccggcgggcgggttgtcgaccgccattgtcgctgtcgcgcgacggaggaaggagtatcatgtcgtagctgccgtcgagggacatgaactcaagactcccgaaacggagcaccgtcccaggctggaaaggttgctggagactacccatctggagcttgacgggaagttgttcgtcaacacgcagcaggcccctacctggcgcgccaactgtcggcgtttcgacctcggggggtccctggaccgacgagtaaattgtcgtcgcgtgccccagcccagatgggtcggcgcgagacggagcgcgaaggggggaagaagccggtgggagACAggtgtaaaaggggaaacccgcgaccttcgtgtttgtcccgcgcccaggtcgggtgcgcttgcagtagggggttacaagcgtccgcgagggagggagcgagaggcctaagcgcgtgccgtcccgtccttccccgcgcggccaaccctctgtaagagggccctagaccttccttttatagtcgtaaggagaggatccaggtgtacaatgggaggtgtagcagtgtgctaacgtgtctagcagagaagagctagtgccctaagtacatgccattgtggcagccggagaggttttggcacccggttcgtgtggtgtcgtggccgtcggaggagcgatggagtctggcgggaggacagctgtcggggctgtcgagtccttgctgacgtctccttgcttctgtaagggggctgagagccgccgtcgtcatggagcatgcggggcgccatcattacttgtttaccggggcgagccagatgggacgccggtcttgttcctcgtagcctgagttagcttggggtagggtaatgatggcgcctcctgtgacgtggtcggtccgagccctgggttgggcgaggtggaggcccctccgaggtcgaggtcgagtctgtcttccgaggccgaggtcgagtccgagcccctgggtcgggcgaggcggagaccgtcggctgaggccagggctgagtccgagccctggggtcgggcgaggcggagttcgtcgtcttccggggccgagcccgagtccgagccctggggtcgggtgaggcggagttcgtcgtcttccggggccgagcccgagtccgagccctggggtcgggcgaggcggagttcgtcgtcttccggggccgagcccgagtccgagcccttgggtcgggcgaagcggagttcgtcgtcttccggggccgagcccgagtccgagccctggggcgggcggtgcggagttcgtcgtcttccagggctgagcccgagtccgagcccttcgggcgatgcagagtttcctatggcgcctgaggccggacttggctgctgtcagcctcactctgtcgaatagcacagcagtcggagcggcgcaggcggcgttgtcctcttgtcaggccggtcagtggagcggcgaagtgactgcggtcacttcggctctgtcgactgaagggcgcgcgtcaggataaggtgtcaggccacctttgcattaaatgctcctgcaatacggtcggtcggcgtggcgacttggccaaggttgcttcttggcgaagactgagcctcgggtgagccgaaggcgcgtccgttgctggagggggtcctcgggcgagacgtaaatcctccggggtcggctgcccttgcccgaggctgggctcgggcgaggcgagatcgtgtccctcgagtggaccgagccttgacttaatcgcacccatcaggcctttgcaacttagtgctgatgggggttaccagctgagattaggagtcttgggggtacccctaattatggtcgccGACATTAACTatctaaattattgatttagaaAGTCTTTTAGAGAACCATCGGAGTTGCTCTTAGGTGACCAAAGTAACTTATAATTTGGTGAGATGGAGTGTAAACAACAATAATAATGATAAGTAGCCATATAATACTTATCTTCCAGACTGCGTTAAGCATTCATCTTATACTGATATACAGACAGATTATTATCATTCATACGCATAGCTATCCATCACTTGCGTCCTAAACCCTTCAAAAACTCACCAAGTTCGACGTAAGACGACCCGCCTTGTTTGATGGCATCAGCAGCCATTTCCTTCGCCGTCGCTGTCCTCTCCCTGAGCTTCTTCCCTTCCTCCGACTCCATCACTAGTCGTACCTTGGCCTCCACCTCGTCAGCCGTCACCAACTCCTCGTCGTAGCCTTCCATCACCACCCCAACCTTCATCTCCTCCACCACGTGCACCTTATTCAGCCTCTGCTCCGCGTACAGCGGCCAGCAGATCATCGGCACGCCGGACATGGCCGCCTCCAGCACCGAGTTCCAGCCGCAGTGAGTTACAAAGGCACCCACGGCCTCGTGCCGCAGCACCTGTGTCTGGGGCGCCCAGTTCTTCAGAACCAGTCCTCTGCCTCTGGTTCTCTCCAAGAACCCATCCGGAAGCAACGCCTCCAGATCAGGCTCGCCAGAGTCCTGATCCTCGCTtgggcttcgcacggcccacaagAACCTGTGTCCTGAACGCTCTAGCCCGCGCGCCGTCTCCTTCAGCTGCGCCGCCGAGAAGGCGCCCAGGCTTCCGAAGCAGAGGAACACCACGCTCTGCCTGGGCTGCCCGTCCATCCACGCGAGGCACGCGTGCCTCTCGCCGTTCCCCTCGGTGCCactgccgccaccgtcgaccagcGGCCCGACGCAGTAGATTTTCGGCGTCGAGCGGCCGGGCAGGCAGTGGCCGCCACGTAGCGCTTCCAGCGCCCTCGACTCCAGCCACTCGAAGCTGTTCACCAGAATGCCCGCGGCCTCCGGCATCCGGGCGAGCTGCCGCAGCCGTACGCTGCCCACGTCGCTCTCCCAGTCGTGCATGGTGTCGGGCATGTCGAGAGCGCGGACCGCCGGCACGCCGGCGAAGTTCAGCGCCGCCTTGCCCATGTCCCTTAGCGGGGACGGCGCGGCGCGGCAGAGATCTGGAACCTGGAGGTAGACCGCGAGGTCGCCGGCCGCGGACGGGTAGAAGAAGTGCGCGGGGATCGCGAGCTCCGCGGCGACGTCGAGCGCGTCGGTGCAGAACATGTCGACCACGAGGGCGGCGACGGCAGGGACTCGCGCGGCAAGGAACGCCCGGAGCGCGGGGTTCGCGGCGCGGAGCGCATCCAGGATGGGCATGATGGGGTGGGAATGCTGCTTGCTGGTGGCGCAGGGCGGGATGGGGAGGAGGTGGACCGTGATGGAGGGACTGACCGCTGCCAGGCGGGCCAGCGCAGCAGCTAGCACGGCGTGCTTCTCGGGCGGGTCGACGACGGCGATGGTGACGGCGACGCTGCCGTGGCGGAGGATGGCCTTGGCCAGCTGCGCCATGGGGTTCAGATGGCCAACGCCCAGGGAGGGGTACAGCACCACCGTCTTCTCCTGCGTCATGGTCTTTGTTTCTCACAGAGCTCACGAACACACGAGTCGAAATGAAATAGTCCCGTTCACCAGTGACGACAAAAGCAAACAGCCCACCACTGGCACCGCGAATGGAAAAGCCAAAAGAGCCGTGTGCTGTTGATGCTGTTTCTCTTTCCGCCCACTGGTAGGAGTAGGACAGGGGCGCACGTAACGTAACCAAGCTATCCTGCTGCCGTTGCTACTTCGCTCTGTAATCCTGAACGTAGTGCATGTCCTGTCCTTTTGTGGCAGCCTGATGAATCTGGCTTTTTTTTGAagggtttcttttcttttttattgGTATCATTATAGTTTACAAAGTTTAGAGAAGTATCATTCATCTATTTTAAAGTGTATAATTACAACCACAACCACCTAGAATGTGTATTGCAATGCACCCCGTTGACCACAATCACGCATATGAACACTACAATAACTTCATATCCTTATATCACTACGATATGAAGTTATTGTAGTGATTTTTTACGTCTCTATTAGGCAAGTTGATGAGTTAGATGCCTTAGCTCCTATATGCGTGATTCCATCAGATTTTAGTCTTGATAACCATGATTAGGATCTCAATAGAGAATGCATTCCATCAGGTGATGGGATACCATTAGTTCTAATGACAACCATGCAACCTAGCCTACTAATAATTCACCTGGAGATCTAGAGtactgaagcgccccaatcctctgggactcaaatgtaatacaattactagtcccaggaggctagtaaacacatttatacatcagatagttccagatctgcttaaacgagacaaacctataaaggtggcgaacaactttaagagttggtccacaactcgggacataacatcagagtggggctgaagcagcccgatatacgcagcgaagcaaatcagcggcccaacagccacaagcaaggttgggaacaggcgtaactcttacccgatcaacgatctccttctctgaaaaacaacaaataagcaagggtgagtacttacgtactcagcggaatggggaaatcagatataatgcatggaatatgtggagctcaggatattttgcagaaacaacaatattttatgtagtattgttttgtaaaacattttgtctggttttcattttcaaaaagagctactggacttcccgtccaccatagctcacggctcaaccgccggacattttaaaaccacttttcaaaagcacccttttttggaaaacaaaacactaattatcataccacaccagactcatccatattcgtggacgcggactattcgaataggtttgaactctgcgcagaggggtacactttacccactagtccagctctgcgatctcatggccaatgagacccgaatccgaatctctttctttcctcgcacgtccttaccttaacggttataccggaaggagtcaggccaccgccatgtccaaaccggacaaaacattccccctccttatcctcccggtgctccccagccatcataactcTGGGGTttggatcgtacgagttcagattgagtgactgcccatacagtctcgagtggttgtacttgtaatgagtacaggtagtgaaggatgacaaaccggtccttatatgagaggacaatccttctgctcacacctaacccggctgagccaacacctgaggccctcccctaaactagggagtccctgatcatccctactcaaaggtgataagggtgacaacccttcatcatacctattttgaaaagcattttcttttgaaaactcacaccttttctcaaatcatttataacaaatatatcaaggattgattgccgcaagcggctgggtggccataataacttatctcaaaatcatatcatgcataaaataacaagctgagggttgtggttgaaaaatataggtaatttatgcatcaaagggatccagtgagcttgccgtgcttatccggcgaagggggaaggggagcttgcGGAActagcttctagctccactgtctggcgtagacttgcagatctgaccTCCATgagacgacatgaacgctccgataaatatgcaacatgaataagcaaacatacaaactagcaagtatatcaacatatatttagtatagtggtcagaatagcgatatatggatgggtagagtcttgagtaaaatctatgtcatgtggtgttgagatactactagtggtggagcaaaggtgcttaccaggagggtggactgaagGCGAAACGACACTATACGTGTAGccagcagagcggagtaactgagcgagtggggtgtttgccttggctgagggtgttgagtgtgtggagagggagagggtagctaggtgtatttatagctgggtgtatgtggtgtagcacagtgaagttcattgttggtgagaatagtgacgaatgaatcgtctgacttagtatgaacaggagagttataggcagaatatgggacaagagtattttgggagttttctagaacatgaaccatgcttaagggatgacatggttggatagggaatagtttgataagaatttagaaataagaattattggaattggggtttggaagcctggttcgaaggaatctcaaagttaagcgtgctcaacttggagaaatctgggatgggtgaccagatgggaagttccttactggaaggaaaatcacagtcaccggagtttgtatgactagaatatgggtttggctggtcttaggtggactggatagcatgatgtatgagtagttgaaatttgggatgatcgGATGAtcaatgaatagtaatgatgaatagtaacagcggtgaatagtgtcagtgaatagtaacgataaatagtgactatgaacgaacgataaacgatgaatatgaactatgaacgaacggacgaacgatcgaatgatcggacgaacgaacgatcggaatttcgacagcataacgacaggacaaagattatcttgacgaacgatgaatagggactatgaacgaacgatgaataggaactatgaacgaacgatgaataggaactatgaacgaacgatgaacgatcgaatgatcgaacgaacgatcggaatttcggcagtataacggcaggacaaagattatttggacgaacaaacgaatgatcgaacgatcagacgagcggacgaacaaaccatgaacgatcggacgatcggacaaacaaacgaacaaactaagaacaggtggacgaacgatcgaagaacgatcgaaggatccttgtgctagtgtgtgcttgtgtggaaggtggagtgggcgtgggggggggagagttgccatgaaatggcttgggtggcttgagaggaggcccttgcccctctatttatagctatggtggggggattagggggagggatgagaggattagtgggaggatgagaggattagtgggagaatagcatgtatttgtcttgtataagtgagattagcttgtagagctcaccgtatgacaccggaggcatacgtatacgtatgagcatgaggaaagttatgaagaaaatttttgtagggacttgaaaaatgattctgaaggtatttcttaggaagaaaatacttggagatatatcggtggaatatctgggcagtatttctggaaagaatttgaggggggatcactggagaaacatttgtaggatattttgtgcaggattttggagagaatatagaccactatattttatttgttgatatgaacttgcaaacaaacattttgaaatgaaatttgaaattcattttgaatttagagcaagtttgagaaaattccaagatttgaatttttgggatgctacaaatctaccccacttaaaatgaatctcgtcctcgagattcggcttaaaagggttatgggtatagctttacttcagctacatatcttcactttgcagactcttcgaggagttggagcttcaacaaaatctggcctttgaggagcatctggttgccgattgcaaacgctgattctggctactcaaagatcatcttcaggcttctaggtttcgcttggcagctagcttattgaagaagcatcgatgccaacacgcaaaccttcctcatacgaactcccacatggattccttccttgattggtcttctagtgcttcatcaacggaacttgggtgactaCTTCTCATCTAGAAACTCATATGCTTGAATGatttggtcctccacaagcttgctacatgccttcttctttttctccatagcaggaaccttactagaacactaccccacttaaaatgaatgagggtagaaTTCTTGAATCTTGagaatttgaactccttgaagtacctcataacaagggtgttacggggccttcttctgctgttgttgcttgaccaggctgcggagagatgagTGACACGGGGTTGATTCTAGGAGaaccttcttatcttctcttcactatcttcttttcactgaccctttctttctctttgctcttcccactagaggattctatcaaagagtattaccatcatacagaggaggaaaccaaagactatgaaccatgtacaacagtcttcaacccaagaatcaccaagcattgtgatcttaggggcgagggagtggaaaaaatggagttgcttgcgatttggcagagggtatTTTATCAGGTGtgttttgcttgggatgggaGCTGAGGGAGCTagtgggggttttataggcgagcggtatgagaggtggtgctcgggtgcagagtggcggtgatggagcaggtgacacgaggcaacAGGTGCGATGGAGGGAAATGGGGATGGTGTTGCTGGTGgtaatggcggtgggtgcgctgcaaagggggcgtggggcagTGATAGTGCgcttggaggcgggcacgcgtgcgtggggcacgagtgagtggtggggtcaatgacccagatgtttgtggtctctggt of Zea mays cultivar B73 chromosome 8, Zm-B73-REFERENCE-NAM-5.0, whole genome shotgun sequence contains these proteins:
- the LOC100282183 gene encoding anthocyanidin 5,3-O-glucosyltransferase is translated as MTQEKTVVLYPSLGVGHLNPMAQLAKAILRHGSVAVTIAVVDPPEKHAVLAAALARLAAVSPSITVHLLPIPPCATSKQHSHPIMPILDALRAANPALRAFLAARVPAVAALVVDMFCTDALDVAAELAIPAHFFYPSAAGDLAVYLQVPDLCRAAPSPLRDMGKAALNFAGVPAVRALDMPDTMHDWESDVGSVRLRQLARMPEAAGILVNSFEWLESRALEALRGGHCLPGRSTPKIYCVGPLVDGGGSGTEGNGERHACLAWMDGQPRQSVVFLCFGSLGAFSAAQLKETARGLERSGHRFLWAVRSPSEDQDSGEPDLEALLPDGFLERTRGRGLVLKNWAPQTQVLRHEAVGAFVTHCGWNSVLEAAMSGVPMICWPLYAEQRLNKVHVVEEMKVGVVMEGYDEELVTADEVEAKVRLVMESEEGKKLRERTATAKEMAADAIKQGGSSYVELGEFLKGLGRK